From a region of the Verrucomicrobiia bacterium genome:
- a CDS encoding chemotaxis protein CheB, which yields MKKVIVVGGSAGGIQALCSLLRGIPPDFPAPILAVIHIAEHSSALRDVLQRSSKLPVTSPEQPTPLRAGSVYVAPANRHLIVKRGCAIATMGPRENRHRPAVDTLFRSAARAYRRSVVAVVLSGALDDGSAGALAVKSRGGSVIVQDPSDAEVSDMPSNVMRQVKTDQCLKIGDIAGALVRMVSNKRVTDLPELAGDECEMPEDIAANNEPIAFTCPDCGGALLEFKNGKSTQLHCHVGHRFSFESFTEGHSEAVERAVWVALRKLRESQAIYEHLAEGSNAQLKKRYKENASAAAHDIKLLEEVLGRL from the coding sequence ATGAAGAAAGTCATCGTCGTCGGCGGTTCCGCTGGCGGGATTCAGGCGTTGTGCTCGCTGCTTCGAGGTATTCCGCCGGACTTTCCGGCGCCCATCCTCGCGGTGATCCATATTGCCGAACACTCCAGTGCGCTGCGCGATGTTCTCCAGCGTTCCAGCAAACTTCCTGTGACCAGCCCCGAGCAGCCGACGCCGCTGCGCGCCGGAAGCGTTTATGTGGCACCGGCAAATCGACACCTGATCGTGAAGCGCGGTTGTGCCATTGCCACCATGGGCCCGCGGGAGAATCGTCACCGCCCGGCCGTGGACACATTGTTCCGCAGCGCGGCGCGCGCTTATCGACGATCAGTTGTGGCCGTGGTGCTCTCGGGTGCGCTGGACGACGGCAGCGCGGGCGCGCTTGCAGTGAAATCCCGCGGCGGCTCTGTGATCGTCCAGGATCCGAGCGATGCTGAAGTCTCCGACATGCCTTCAAACGTCATGCGGCAGGTGAAGACGGATCAATGCCTCAAGATCGGCGATATTGCAGGAGCGCTGGTGCGGATGGTTTCCAACAAGCGTGTCACGGATTTGCCTGAGCTTGCCGGAGATGAGTGCGAAATGCCCGAAGACATAGCGGCAAACAACGAGCCAATCGCCTTTACATGCCCCGATTGCGGCGGCGCGCTGCTCGAGTTTAAGAATGGGAAATCCACACAGTTGCATTGCCATGTCGGCCATCGCTTTTCGTTTGAGAGTTTCACCGAAGGGCATTCCGAGGCCGTTGAACGCGCGGTTTGGGTTGCTTTGCGGAAGCTGCGGGAAAGCCAGGCGATTTACGAGCACCTTGCAGAGGGTTCAAACGCCCAATTAAAAAAACGTTACAAAGAAAACGCCAGCGCCGCTGCGCATGATATCAAGCTGCTGGAAGAGGTGCTGGGGCGCTTGTAA
- a CDS encoding Hsp20/alpha crystallin family protein, whose product MNVIRWQRPVLANWPNLDRLTGLRAELDRFFETPLAELARNSQVFSGWSPALDLYEDSDKFTVHVELPGMNKEDIDISLHGGSLSISGERKVEEKHESSEAYRSERYVGRFQRSVHLPAPVAGDRVTAQYKDGVLTVTLPKAEEAKAKQISVQEG is encoded by the coding sequence ATGAACGTAATACGATGGCAAAGACCTGTGCTGGCCAACTGGCCGAACCTGGATCGCTTGACCGGGCTGCGTGCTGAGTTGGATCGCTTCTTCGAAACCCCGCTTGCAGAGCTCGCTCGGAACTCACAGGTATTCAGCGGCTGGAGTCCAGCGCTGGATCTCTATGAGGACAGCGACAAGTTTACCGTCCACGTGGAGTTGCCCGGGATGAATAAGGAAGACATCGACATCTCGCTGCATGGCGGCAGCCTCAGCATCTCCGGTGAACGGAAAGTGGAGGAGAAACACGAAAGCTCTGAAGCCTACCGATCCGAACGTTACGTCGGACGATTCCAACGTTCCGTGCATCTGCCCGCGCCCGTTGCTGGAGATCGGGTCACCGCACAGTACAAGGACGGTGTGCTCACAGTGACATTGCCGAAGGCCGAAGAAGCCAAGGCGAAGCAGATCAGCGTGCAGGAAGGTTAA
- the prfA gene encoding peptide chain release factor 1, with product MDLIPHIDRFARRFAEVEAALSDPRLFDNPQRAQELSREYANLKELVAVGTRFRKVLADLEDNRALLRDEASDPELAQMAREEIARLEEEHRRLALELQKGIVPPDPTDSRNTIVEIRAGAGGQESALFAADLYRMYTRYAETCGWKVEGLDSSASDLGGFKEVVFQVNGSDVYKRLKYESGVHRVQRVPATEAQGRIHTSTCTVAVLPEAQEVDIEIKPDDVEITVCRASGKGGQGVNTTDSAVQIQHKPSGLIVRCADERSQIKNRARAMTVLRSRLLERKIAEENAKYAAQRKEQVGTGERSEKIRTYNFPQNRVTDHRIEVTLYNLANVIEGDLNPLLDPLMAHDLEQKLAALNL from the coding sequence ATGGATCTGATTCCCCACATTGATCGATTCGCCCGCCGCTTTGCAGAAGTCGAGGCGGCCTTGAGCGATCCGCGCCTTTTCGACAACCCGCAGCGCGCCCAGGAGCTTTCGCGCGAGTATGCGAACCTCAAGGAACTGGTCGCTGTGGGAACGCGCTTCAGGAAGGTCCTCGCCGACCTTGAAGACAATCGCGCCCTGCTTCGCGATGAGGCGTCCGATCCCGAGCTGGCGCAAATGGCCCGTGAGGAAATCGCACGGCTTGAGGAGGAACATCGCCGGCTCGCGCTCGAGCTGCAGAAAGGCATCGTTCCGCCGGATCCCACGGACTCGCGAAATACGATCGTCGAAATACGCGCCGGCGCCGGGGGCCAGGAGTCGGCCCTGTTCGCCGCCGACCTGTATCGCATGTACACCCGCTACGCCGAAACCTGCGGATGGAAGGTCGAAGGCCTCGATTCCAGCGCGTCGGATTTGGGCGGCTTCAAGGAAGTCGTGTTCCAGGTCAATGGCAGCGACGTTTACAAGCGCTTGAAATACGAGAGCGGGGTGCATCGCGTTCAACGCGTTCCAGCGACTGAAGCACAGGGCCGGATTCATACCAGCACATGCACGGTCGCGGTGCTGCCTGAGGCACAGGAGGTGGATATCGAGATCAAGCCTGATGATGTCGAAATCACGGTTTGCCGCGCGTCGGGCAAGGGTGGCCAGGGCGTAAACACGACGGATTCCGCCGTTCAGATTCAACACAAGCCGTCCGGGTTGATCGTGCGCTGCGCTGATGAGCGGTCCCAAATCAAGAACCGCGCCCGCGCAATGACCGTGCTGCGATCCCGTTTGCTTGAGCGCAAGATTGCCGAAGAGAACGCGAAATATGCGGCGCAACGCAAGGAACAGGTGGGGACTGGCGAACGGTCTGAAAAGATTCGCACGTACAACTTTCCGCAGAACCGCGTCACGGATCATCGCATCGAAGTCACGTTATACAATCTCGCGAACGTGATCGAAGGCGACCTGAATCCCTTGCTGGATCCGTTGATGGCGCACGACCTCGAGCAAAAACTTGCCGCCCTGAATTTATGA
- a CDS encoding succinate dehydrogenase cytochrome b subunit: MKVINNIFGTSLGKKYIMAVTGCGLFLFVIGHLIGNLQIFLGPEAINRYGHFLQNLGEGLWLVRGGLLAMIGLHIWSAVTLTTQNMAARPVGYREYKPVGSTFASRTMMMSGLIVFVFIIYHLLHYTVRVKAVNFTGVDFHDPSFAEPIRGTVDLHRHDVYRMMIIGFSNVWVSLFYALGVGLLCVHLSHGASAMFQSLGWKNKVYGPCLDKGARILAVLIFLGYISIPAAILFGFGKEALK, encoded by the coding sequence ATGAAAGTCATCAACAACATCTTCGGAACCTCCTTGGGCAAGAAGTACATCATGGCTGTCACGGGCTGTGGTCTGTTCTTGTTTGTCATCGGTCACCTGATCGGCAATTTGCAGATCTTCCTGGGACCTGAAGCCATCAACCGCTACGGACACTTCCTGCAGAACCTGGGTGAGGGGCTCTGGCTCGTACGCGGTGGCCTGCTCGCGATGATCGGTCTGCACATCTGGTCTGCAGTCACGCTCACCACGCAGAACATGGCGGCACGTCCCGTGGGCTATCGCGAATACAAACCCGTTGGGTCCACCTTCGCGTCGCGGACGATGATGATGAGCGGATTGATCGTCTTCGTTTTCATCATCTATCACCTGCTGCATTACACCGTGCGCGTGAAGGCGGTTAACTTCACAGGTGTTGATTTCCACGACCCATCGTTTGCCGAACCGATCCGCGGGACAGTCGACCTGCATCGGCATGATGTCTACCGAATGATGATCATCGGCTTCAGCAACGTCTGGGTGTCGCTCTTTTACGCACTGGGCGTTGGTCTGCTGTGTGTTCACCTGAGTCACGGTGCGAGCGCGATGTTTCAATCGCTCGGCTGGAAGAACAAGGTTTACGGACCTTGCCTGGACAAAGGGGCGCGCATTCTCGCAGTCCTGATTTTTCTCGGTTACATCTCAATTCCCGCGGCCATCCTCTTTGGCTTCGGGAAGGAGGCGCTGAAGTAA
- a CDS encoding CoA-binding protein, with the protein MKTVAIIGASSNRGKFGNKAVRAFLQQGYTVYPVNPNEAEVEGLPTFKNVRDVPERPHMISVYVPPSVLLKVLPDIAARGCDELWLNPGTESDAVLEEAKRLGLNVIQACSIVGVGVSPYRL; encoded by the coding sequence ATGAAAACCGTTGCGATCATCGGAGCATCGAGCAACCGCGGAAAGTTTGGGAACAAGGCAGTTCGCGCATTTCTACAGCAAGGTTACACGGTCTATCCCGTGAATCCCAATGAAGCTGAGGTCGAAGGATTGCCAACGTTCAAAAATGTGCGCGATGTTCCTGAACGGCCGCATATGATCAGCGTTTACGTGCCGCCTTCGGTTCTGTTGAAGGTGTTGCCTGATATCGCGGCGCGGGGATGTGACGAGCTGTGGCTGAATCCGGGAACGGAATCAGACGCCGTGCTGGAGGAAGCGAAACGCCTGGGGCTCAACGTTATTCAGGCTTGCAGCATCGTGGGAGTGGGTGTCTCGCCGTATCGCCTTTGA
- a CDS encoding Hsp20/alpha crystallin family protein: MKSVTEDRTTNGTTSRSNGFIGPAVDVYETEDGYVLTAEMPGVNKDGLEVTLEGTEITIIGRRNQLERTGESLIQERLNADYRRVFELDPAIDTARISARVDKGILTLTLPKSEKVKPRKIKVKE; the protein is encoded by the coding sequence ATGAAAAGCGTTACTGAAGATCGCACAACAAACGGCACGACGTCGCGCAGCAATGGCTTCATCGGACCTGCTGTGGACGTTTACGAAACTGAGGACGGTTACGTTCTCACGGCTGAGATGCCCGGCGTGAACAAAGATGGGCTCGAAGTGACCCTCGAGGGAACTGAGATCACGATTATCGGCCGCCGCAATCAACTCGAGCGAACAGGCGAATCGTTGATCCAGGAGAGACTGAATGCGGACTACCGCCGCGTGTTCGAACTGGATCCCGCGATCGATACCGCACGGATCAGCGCGCGGGTGGATAAGGGGATTCTGACGCTGACCCTGCCGAAATCGGAGAAGGTTAAACCGAGGAAGATCAAGGTTAAGGAGTAA
- a CDS encoding folylpolyglutamate synthase/dihydrofolate synthase family protein, with protein sequence MTQQINQYAEALAYLYDLRWFGAKLGLENVRALTGRMGNPGRHLRFLHVAGTNGKGSTCAMLESIYRTAGYRTGLFTSPHLVSFRERLQVDRTWISRDDVIRLVNQLRPFLEQFPQENHPTFFEALTVMALVYFTEQHCDVVIWETGLGGRLDATNMVTPLASIITNVQFDHQKWLGNTLREIAAEKAGIIKPGVPVITGETGDEPLQVIVDTAQACGSAVHKAEPFEAMFPSLEKVPLPLSGAHQRRNAATAIATIETLQGILPVPESSIRTGLGTVHWPGRMQSFTAANGQRFLLDGAHNIAGAEALAGALGREASQQRTLILGILLDKDYSAICHALSPLAPRILLVPVQNERTAMPAQLVEACVQSNPSAEVIACSTLAEAIRPAATPQTVVITGSLYLVGEAIQLLGLAPPDAGDERHLNEWAGRR encoded by the coding sequence ATGACTCAGCAAATCAACCAGTATGCGGAGGCGCTCGCATATCTCTACGATCTTCGTTGGTTCGGCGCGAAGCTCGGTTTGGAGAATGTCCGAGCATTGACGGGAAGGATGGGGAATCCTGGGCGGCACCTTCGATTCCTCCACGTTGCCGGAACGAATGGCAAGGGTTCCACCTGTGCGATGCTCGAGAGCATCTACCGAACCGCGGGATACCGAACCGGATTGTTCACTTCGCCGCACCTGGTTTCATTCCGTGAACGTTTGCAAGTGGACCGGACGTGGATTTCCCGCGATGACGTCATTCGCCTGGTGAACCAACTCCGCCCCTTTCTGGAGCAATTTCCTCAAGAGAATCACCCGACGTTTTTCGAAGCCCTCACAGTCATGGCGCTGGTTTACTTCACGGAGCAGCATTGCGATGTCGTGATTTGGGAGACGGGACTCGGCGGGAGGTTGGACGCCACAAACATGGTCACACCGCTGGCAAGCATCATTACGAACGTCCAGTTCGATCATCAGAAGTGGCTCGGGAACACGTTGCGCGAGATCGCTGCGGAAAAGGCCGGAATCATTAAACCCGGCGTGCCAGTAATCACGGGGGAAACTGGAGACGAGCCGCTCCAGGTCATCGTCGACACGGCGCAGGCGTGCGGCTCTGCTGTTCACAAGGCTGAGCCCTTTGAAGCGATGTTTCCGTCACTGGAGAAGGTCCCATTACCGCTGTCGGGCGCTCACCAGCGTCGGAATGCGGCGACAGCTATCGCGACAATTGAAACCTTGCAGGGAATCCTTCCCGTTCCTGAATCCTCAATCCGGACGGGGCTTGGGACGGTTCATTGGCCTGGACGCATGCAGAGTTTCACCGCCGCAAACGGTCAGCGCTTCCTGCTGGATGGTGCTCACAACATCGCGGGAGCTGAGGCGCTGGCAGGTGCTTTGGGCCGGGAGGCATCCCAACAACGCACGCTCATCCTGGGGATCCTGCTGGACAAGGATTACTCCGCAATCTGCCATGCACTCAGCCCGCTGGCCCCACGCATTTTGTTGGTGCCTGTTCAGAATGAACGGACTGCGATGCCTGCGCAGCTTGTCGAGGCCTGCGTGCAATCGAATCCGTCAGCGGAGGTGATTGCTTGCAGCACACTGGCTGAAGCGATCCGTCCCGCTGCAACCCCCCAAACTGTGGTGATCACGGGATCGCTCTACCTGGTGGGCGAAGCGATCCAGTTGCTGGGACTTGCGCCGCCCGATGCAGGAGATGAACGGCACTTGAATGAATGGGCAGGCAGGCGCTGA
- the ffh gene encoding signal recognition particle protein has product MFDSLSSKLQNAFRNLRGLGKISEENVSDALREVRLALLEADVNFKVARDFIERVKTKSIGQEVVQSIQPGQQIVKLISDELVALLGSENSGLELGGNPSSILMVGLHGSGKTTSSGKLARLLRKQGRAPLLVAADVYRPAAMDQLETLGKQIDIPVFVKRGESDVLKIAREAFDFARANQRTTLIFDTAGRLQIDEPLVQELVRLRDLVKPQEILLVLDAATGQEAVNVASHFDQALNITGSILTKLDGDARGGAALSMKAVTGKPIKFAGMGEKLEDFEPFHPERMASRILGMGDVVSLVEKAAEAVDADEAKRLEEKMRKGQFTLEDFLEQLRQMKKLGSLESIVGMLPGGAEALKDADLTKSEKEFQQMEAMICSMTFKERRNPQILNAKRRVRIAKGSGTTVAQLNLMLNKFGQMQQMMKKMGKFQKMMSKMGGGGLPGMLRR; this is encoded by the coding sequence ATGTTCGACTCGCTCAGCAGCAAACTTCAGAACGCTTTTCGCAATCTGCGAGGGCTCGGAAAAATTTCCGAGGAGAACGTGTCCGATGCGCTGCGCGAAGTCCGCCTCGCACTGCTCGAAGCCGACGTCAATTTCAAAGTCGCGCGCGATTTCATCGAACGGGTCAAAACCAAATCCATCGGACAGGAGGTCGTCCAGAGCATTCAACCCGGCCAGCAGATCGTCAAACTCATCAGTGATGAGCTCGTCGCCCTGCTTGGATCAGAGAATTCCGGGCTCGAACTAGGCGGGAATCCATCGTCGATTCTGATGGTCGGCCTGCATGGCTCAGGAAAAACAACTTCGAGCGGCAAGCTCGCGCGGCTCTTGCGCAAGCAGGGTCGCGCACCACTGCTCGTCGCCGCGGATGTGTATCGTCCTGCTGCGATGGACCAGCTCGAAACGTTGGGCAAACAAATCGATATCCCTGTGTTCGTGAAACGCGGCGAATCCGACGTTCTCAAGATTGCGCGGGAGGCATTCGATTTCGCCCGCGCGAACCAGCGGACGACGTTGATTTTCGATACGGCCGGGCGCCTGCAAATCGATGAACCGCTCGTGCAGGAACTCGTGCGATTGCGGGACCTGGTCAAGCCGCAGGAGATTCTCCTGGTCCTCGACGCTGCAACGGGTCAGGAAGCGGTAAATGTCGCCAGCCACTTTGACCAGGCGCTGAATATCACGGGTTCAATCCTCACGAAACTGGACGGCGACGCTCGTGGCGGCGCCGCCCTGAGCATGAAGGCGGTCACCGGCAAACCCATCAAGTTTGCGGGCATGGGCGAAAAACTTGAGGATTTCGAACCGTTCCATCCTGAACGCATGGCATCGCGGATTCTTGGCATGGGCGATGTCGTCAGCCTTGTCGAAAAGGCAGCTGAAGCTGTTGACGCGGACGAGGCCAAGCGCCTTGAGGAGAAAATGCGCAAGGGCCAGTTCACACTGGAAGATTTTCTCGAGCAACTACGTCAGATGAAGAAGCTTGGATCGCTGGAGAGCATTGTCGGAATGCTGCCTGGCGGAGCCGAGGCGTTGAAGGACGCGGACCTCACAAAGTCTGAAAAGGAATTTCAGCAAATGGAGGCAATGATCTGCTCGATGACGTTCAAGGAGCGCCGCAATCCGCAAATCCTCAATGCGAAGCGGCGCGTGCGCATCGCCAAGGGCAGTGGAACGACAGTCGCCCAGTTGAACCTGATGCTGAATAAATTCGGCCAGATGCAGCAAATGATGAAGAAAATGGGCAAGTTTCAGAAGATGATGTCGAAGATGGGCGGCGGCGGCTTGCCTGGGATGCTTCGGCGGTAA
- the rpmE gene encoding 50S ribosomal protein L31, with the protein MKADIHPKYVDAEIRCACGNVIKTRSTKPTVIVGICNNCHPFYTGQQKFVDTAGRVDKFQQRAAKTQAAQEAFASKKKKK; encoded by the coding sequence ATGAAAGCAGACATTCATCCAAAATATGTGGACGCGGAGATACGTTGCGCGTGTGGCAACGTAATCAAGACGCGCTCCACCAAGCCGACCGTCATTGTCGGTATTTGCAATAACTGCCATCCCTTCTATACCGGCCAGCAAAAGTTCGTCGATACCGCCGGTCGCGTGGACAAGTTCCAGCAGCGCGCTGCCAAAACCCAGGCGGCACAGGAAGCCTTTGCTTCCAAGAAGAAGAAGAAATAG
- a CDS encoding succinate dehydrogenase/fumarate reductase iron-sulfur subunit codes for MNLTLKVWRQKNASSAGRFETYQAKGVIEDMSFLEMLDVVNEDIIQAGGDPIAFDSDCREGICGMCSLVINGIPHGGHRGTATCQLHMRHFHDGDTITIEPWRAKAFPTIKDLAVNRAAFDRIIQAGGFVSVNTGGTPDGNALPVPKTDADLSMDAAACIGCGACVAVCKNASAMLFVAAKVSHLNLLPQGKAEKDRRAMNMVRQMDAEGFGNCTVTGSCEAVCPKEISLSFIAKLNRDYGLAALKGK; via the coding sequence ATGAATCTTACACTGAAAGTTTGGCGGCAGAAGAACGCGAGCTCCGCGGGGCGCTTTGAAACCTATCAGGCGAAGGGTGTCATCGAAGACATGTCGTTCCTGGAAATGCTGGACGTCGTTAACGAGGACATCATCCAGGCCGGCGGGGATCCGATCGCCTTTGACTCTGATTGCCGCGAAGGCATTTGCGGCATGTGTTCGCTCGTGATCAACGGCATACCGCACGGCGGCCATCGAGGCACGGCCACCTGCCAGTTGCACATGCGCCATTTCCATGATGGCGACACCATCACGATCGAACCCTGGCGCGCCAAAGCATTTCCCACGATCAAAGACCTGGCGGTGAATCGCGCGGCGTTTGACCGCATCATCCAGGCGGGCGGGTTTGTTTCCGTCAACACGGGCGGAACTCCGGACGGCAACGCATTGCCAGTTCCCAAAACTGATGCGGATCTTTCGATGGACGCCGCGGCTTGCATTGGTTGCGGAGCGTGCGTTGCGGTTTGCAAGAACGCGTCAGCCATGCTGTTCGTTGCCGCCAAGGTGTCGCACCTCAACCTGCTGCCCCAGGGCAAGGCTGAGAAGGATCGCCGGGCGATGAACATGGTGCGGCAGATGGACGCGGAAGGATTCGGCAATTGCACAGTGACGGGATCGTGCGAGGCCGTGTGTCCGAAGGAAATCAGCCTCAGCTTTATCGCCAAGCTCAACCGCGATTACGGCCTGGCTGCGCTGAAAGGCAAATAG
- a CDS encoding HAD-IA family hydrolase: MAKSSSKIQAITFDVGGTLISPWPSVGHVYAEVALRNGFVPPSPQLLNERFGKAWRACAMFDYTRRGWEELVQETFQFPGGSVPFFADLYERFTEPDVWKVFDDVKPALDAVASQRVKLAVISNWDERLRLLLDRVGLAQYFESQFISCEVGAPKPSRVIFDRAASVLKVDPAAILHVGDSLEMDVHGARNARFQAVLLDRGQDVETEMTVPNLLSLVRRIECA; the protein is encoded by the coding sequence ATGGCCAAATCCTCCTCGAAAATTCAAGCGATCACGTTCGATGTTGGCGGGACACTGATTTCCCCGTGGCCATCAGTCGGTCACGTGTATGCCGAAGTCGCCCTGCGAAACGGGTTTGTTCCCCCTTCCCCGCAGCTCTTGAACGAGAGATTTGGAAAGGCGTGGCGTGCGTGCGCCATGTTCGATTACACGCGGCGCGGATGGGAGGAGCTGGTTCAAGAGACGTTTCAATTTCCCGGCGGCTCAGTGCCATTCTTCGCGGACCTGTACGAACGCTTCACGGAACCCGATGTTTGGAAGGTGTTCGACGACGTAAAGCCTGCGTTGGACGCCGTGGCATCCCAGCGCGTGAAGCTTGCAGTCATTTCCAATTGGGACGAACGGCTGAGACTCCTCCTCGATCGCGTGGGACTCGCGCAGTATTTCGAGTCGCAATTCATTTCGTGCGAAGTGGGCGCACCCAAACCGTCCCGTGTCATTTTTGATCGGGCTGCTTCGGTTCTCAAAGTCGACCCCGCGGCAATTCTTCACGTCGGTGACAGTCTGGAAATGGATGTGCACGGCGCGCGCAACGCAAGATTCCAGGCAGTGCTGCTCGATCGCGGGCAAGACGTTGAAACTGAGATGACAGTCCCGAACCTCCTCAGCCTGGTGCGCCGAATTGAATGTGCATAA
- a CDS encoding fumarate reductase/succinate dehydrogenase flavoprotein subunit: MVLDSKIPSGPIGQKWDKHKFDLKLVNPANKRKFDVVVVGSGLAGASAAATLAELGYRVKCFCFQDSPRRAHSIAAQGGINAAKNYQNDGDSIYRLFYDTIKGGDFRAREANVHRLAQVSVNIIDQCVAQGVPFAREYGGLLDNRSFGGAQVSRTFYARGQTGQQLLLGAYQALCRQIGLGSVQMYPRTEMLDVVLVDGHAKGIVVRNLVTGEIASHAADAVVLATGGYGNAFFLSTNAKGCNVTATWRAYKKGAAFANPCYTQIHPTCIPVSGEHQSKLTLMSESLRNDGRVWVPKRKEDCGKPVSSIPEQDRDYFLERKYPSFGNLAPRDISSRAAKEACDDGRGVGPGGLGVYLDFADAINRLGEDKIRERYGNLFDMYEKITGENAYQMPMRIYPAVHYTMGGTWVDYNLMTTIPGLFCVGEANFSDHGANRLGASALMQGLADGYFVLPYTIGHYFATSKQAKPSVTHPEFRKVEEDIRNFTNRLLGIKGKRTVTSFHRELGKLLWEKCGMARNEAGLKEALKRIPELRDEFWKNVRVTGEGGEFNQDLEYAGRVADFMEFAELLCFDALHRNESCGGHFRTEFQTPDGEAQRDDDNFSYVAAWEYQGLDKKPVLHKEPLVYEEVHMSTRSYK; this comes from the coding sequence ATGGTCCTCGATTCCAAAATCCCTTCCGGTCCCATCGGTCAGAAGTGGGACAAGCACAAATTCGACCTGAAGCTCGTCAATCCGGCCAACAAGCGCAAATTTGATGTCGTCGTTGTAGGCAGCGGCCTTGCAGGTGCCTCCGCGGCGGCAACGCTCGCCGAACTCGGATATCGCGTGAAGTGCTTTTGCTTCCAGGACAGCCCGCGGCGCGCCCACAGCATCGCGGCGCAGGGTGGCATCAATGCCGCCAAGAATTACCAGAACGACGGTGACAGCATTTACCGGCTTTTCTACGACACCATCAAGGGCGGCGATTTCCGGGCGCGCGAGGCGAATGTGCATCGGCTGGCACAAGTGAGCGTTAACATCATCGACCAATGCGTTGCCCAAGGCGTTCCATTCGCCCGCGAATACGGAGGATTGCTCGACAACCGCTCGTTCGGCGGTGCCCAGGTTTCCCGCACCTTTTACGCGCGCGGCCAGACCGGCCAGCAACTCCTGCTCGGTGCGTACCAGGCGCTCTGCCGCCAAATTGGATTGGGATCGGTGCAGATGTATCCGCGCACGGAAATGCTCGACGTGGTCCTCGTTGACGGCCATGCCAAGGGCATTGTCGTGCGCAATCTGGTTACGGGTGAGATCGCATCGCACGCTGCGGATGCCGTGGTCCTGGCCACGGGCGGCTATGGCAACGCGTTCTTCCTGTCCACCAACGCCAAGGGTTGCAACGTCACGGCAACGTGGCGCGCCTATAAGAAGGGCGCAGCCTTTGCGAATCCATGTTACACACAGATTCATCCCACCTGCATCCCTGTCAGCGGAGAGCATCAGTCCAAATTGACACTCATGTCAGAATCGCTCCGCAATGACGGGCGCGTCTGGGTTCCGAAGCGCAAGGAGGATTGCGGCAAGCCGGTATCGTCGATTCCCGAGCAGGACCGCGATTACTTCCTCGAACGCAAATATCCGAGTTTCGGAAATCTTGCGCCACGCGACATCTCCTCACGAGCGGCCAAGGAAGCGTGTGACGACGGCCGTGGCGTGGGGCCCGGCGGACTGGGCGTTTACCTTGATTTTGCCGATGCCATCAATCGCCTGGGCGAAGACAAGATTCGCGAGCGTTACGGAAATCTTTTCGACATGTATGAAAAGATCACGGGCGAAAACGCGTATCAAATGCCGATGCGCATTTATCCCGCGGTGCATTACACGATGGGCGGCACCTGGGTGGATTACAACCTGATGACAACCATCCCAGGCTTGTTTTGCGTGGGCGAGGCGAATTTCTCCGACCACGGAGCCAATCGCCTGGGCGCCAGTGCATTGATGCAGGGATTGGCGGACGGTTACTTCGTGCTGCCGTATACAATCGGCCATTATTTCGCGACATCGAAGCAGGCAAAACCTTCGGTAACCCACCCGGAATTCAGGAAGGTGGAGGAGGACATCCGCAACTTCACCAATCGCTTGCTCGGCATCAAGGGCAAGCGCACAGTCACTTCCTTTCATCGCGAACTCGGGAAGCTGCTTTGGGAGAAGTGCGGCATGGCGCGCAATGAGGCGGGACTGAAGGAGGCATTGAAACGCATTCCGGAACTGCGCGATGAGTTTTGGAAGAACGTGCGCGTGACGGGTGAGGGCGGCGAGTTCAACCAGGACCTCGAGTATGCCGGCCGTGTTGCCGACTTCATGGAGTTTGCGGAACTGCTCTGCTTCGACGCGTTGCATCGCAATGAGTCTTGCGGCGGCCATTTCCGGACGGAATTCCAGACTCCTGATGGCGAGGCGCAACGCGATGACGACAACTTCTCGTATGTTGCCGCATGGGAATACCAGGGGCTCGACAAGAAGCCCGTGTTGCACAAGGAACCGCTCGTGTACGAGGAAGTGCACATGAGCACCCGCAGTTACAAGTAA